The following proteins are encoded in a genomic region of Prochlorococcus marinus XMU1408:
- a CDS encoding biotin--[acetyl-CoA-carboxylase] ligase: MNNQKFDRGVGLIYKYYKLNHSSPSYWRLILKPICASTEIELSNWIAEKPVKKNKPIAIFSSCQKFGQGQAGRTWYAPKGGVWVSAAIKRKGSCEHNSQLYGLAVALALVERIERIGVNVKIKWPNDLLVDGQKLAGILPRLIFRGGKLRLLRVGVGLNVLNNVPKDGISLKQIIGDKTMNINFWSSEVLCAIDRSLDLLDNKHFLCSQIEKRLWSRQYIDKKTRYQWDIKGIDSAGRLILFNDGQEKVLST; this comes from the coding sequence ATGAATAACCAAAAATTCGATAGGGGAGTTGGATTGATCTATAAATATTACAAATTAAACCATTCCTCTCCCAGCTATTGGAGATTAATTCTTAAACCTATTTGCGCTAGTACAGAAATAGAGCTATCAAATTGGATCGCAGAGAAACCAGTAAAAAAAAATAAGCCAATAGCGATATTCTCCTCTTGCCAAAAATTTGGTCAAGGTCAAGCTGGTCGAACTTGGTATGCACCAAAAGGAGGGGTTTGGGTTAGTGCGGCTATTAAGAGAAAAGGTTCGTGTGAACATAATTCTCAACTTTATGGGCTAGCGGTGGCATTAGCTTTGGTTGAAAGAATTGAAAGGATAGGAGTTAATGTGAAAATAAAATGGCCAAATGATCTTTTGGTTGATGGTCAAAAATTAGCTGGAATTTTACCTAGATTAATTTTTAGGGGAGGAAAACTTAGATTATTAAGAGTTGGCGTAGGTTTAAACGTTTTAAATAATGTTCCTAAAGATGGGATTTCACTAAAACAAATTATTGGAGATAAAACGATGAATATAAATTTTTGGTCTTCAGAAGTTTTATGTGCAATAGATAGATCTTTAGATCTTTTAGATAATAAACATTTTTTGTGCAGTCAGATTGAAAAAAGATTGTGGTCGAGGCAATACATTGATAAAAAAACTCGATATCAATGGGATATTAAAGGAATAGACTCAGCAGGTAGATTAATTCTATTTAATGATGGTCAAGAGAAAGTATTGTCAACTTAA
- a CDS encoding PspA/IM30 family protein, which translates to MGLLDRLSRLIRANLNAFVSDAEDPIKILDQSVADMQEDLVKLRQAVAMAIASQKRLENQANQAKDQIKNWFTRAELALKKGEDDLAREALSRKKTFQETYESLSTQFQSQNGQVEKLKKSLLLLERKIAEARTKKDMLKARAQAAKAQQQIQSAVGDLGSKSAMAAFERMEDKVEALEASGQAALELAGEDLESKFAALEGGNDIEKELEILRTQLKSGVEAIALPPSGLDVSEVKTVEIQEVEVELEEMKKSMDNS; encoded by the coding sequence ATGGGATTATTAGATAGGTTAAGTCGCTTGATAAGGGCAAATCTAAATGCTTTTGTCAGTGATGCAGAAGATCCAATTAAAATACTTGATCAGTCTGTTGCTGATATGCAAGAAGACTTGGTGAAGCTTCGTCAAGCGGTGGCTATGGCTATTGCAAGTCAAAAAAGATTAGAGAATCAGGCAAATCAAGCAAAAGATCAAATAAAAAATTGGTTTACCAGAGCTGAATTAGCCTTGAAAAAGGGAGAGGATGATCTAGCTAGAGAAGCATTAAGTAGAAAAAAAACTTTTCAAGAAACTTATGAATCTTTATCGACTCAATTTCAATCACAAAATGGTCAAGTTGAAAAACTAAAGAAAAGCCTTTTGTTATTAGAGAGAAAGATTGCCGAGGCTCGAACAAAAAAAGATATGCTTAAAGCAAGAGCTCAAGCAGCTAAAGCTCAGCAACAAATTCAAAGTGCAGTTGGTGATTTAGGTAGCAAGTCCGCTATGGCTGCTTTTGAACGAATGGAAGATAAAGTAGAGGCATTGGAAGCTTCTGGGCAAGCAGCATTAGAGTTGGCTGGAGAAGATCTAGAAAGTAAGTTCGCAGCATTAGAAGGAGGTAATGATATAGAGAAAGAATTAGAGATATTGAGGACTCAATTGAAATCGGGAGTTGAGGCAATAGCGTTGCCTCCGTCTGGTTTAGATGTAAGTGAAGTAAAAACAGTAGAAATTCAAGAAGTTGAAGTTGAATTAGAGGAGATGAAAAAGTCAATGGATAATTCTTGA